One region of Dysidea avara chromosome 1, odDysAvar1.4, whole genome shotgun sequence genomic DNA includes:
- the LOC136240051 gene encoding uncharacterized protein: MAKMMAARKNGQVIQCGTVTVFLKKTSKQRYLKITCGISKEQPARLELFTDVKSAAKGKSKAQEILFHAIDDMSIHEDRSVSLKTSNGTELWFCAESHNEQEKWIQFCTMLHDLPYYFIPQTPNYNLIPRNFVTRYDDPTEFNAEYIWVVNIIHKGAGLCLNEGLYIAAIYGSTFRLYDCSYHDQSSAVYSWNSVMIKWFGHVESLVFIETTGEYSEGSSLLWMDCKQSSDICECLFKLCNPQRNRHFSDSGLEDSAEIEHDTGATGQSHHEIHPPFRKQRVRSSSTSSSSLPDPTNHTINVVKSKQSVVYCNTLPNLGRHESSDSVEVFYSHDTDELLETCAKVTADISKQNFHTTETMQRRNDANSIPKLQESLANNVQVSSDIDGLNTAMNVWTTLRSEKIETMALEQCLSVIKAKLDAVTLHPLLCAKQLLTDLNSLFLLNESRPDEEKAHYLVRILPRKQEGWFWSFLDCLQCSTRGTGHDMVYKALVSKHNELTSTHLPDNKSTTKEDTHDKDWSHSDEATPVSVTIMRPHSHSPIPPNIKNITELVIPNMAPKWFEMGLQLGIDENELETIKHDNSDSKTAARMMFTEWLRNTQKEKSWESLLEALQSQSVGESCLASTLIKKLK; this comes from the exons ATGGCTAAAATGATGGCGGCGAGGAAGAATGGACAAGTGATACAGTGTGGAACAGTTACTGTGTTCTTGAAGAAA ACCAGTAAACAAAGATACTTAAAGATTACCTGTGGAATAAGCAAAGAGCAGCCAGCTAGACTAGAGCTATTCACAGATGTTAAATCTGCAGCCAAAGGAAAGTCTAAAGCACAAGAAATTCTATTCCATGCTATTGATGACATGAGTATACATGAGGATAGATCAGTTAGTTTGAAGACATCTAATGGTACTGAACTCTGGTTTTGTGCAGAATCACATAATGAACAAGAAAAATGGATCCAGTTCTGTACAATGTTGCATGATCTCCCATATTATTTTATCCCTCAAACTCCAAACTATAACCTAATTCCAAGGAACTTTGTCACCAGATACGATGACCCAACAGAGTTTAATGCTG AGTATATATGGGTTGTCAATATCATTCATAAGGGAGCAGGATTATGTCTAAATGAAGGATTGTATATCGCAGCTATCTATGGCTCTACCTTCAGGCTATATGATTGCTCATATCATGATCAAAGTTCAGCTGTTTATAGTTGGAACTCAGTCATGATCAAATGGTTTGGTCATGTTGAGTCTCTTGTTTTTATTGAAACTACAGGGGAATATTCTGAGGGATCAAGTTTGTTATGGATGGATTGTAAACAGTCTTCAGACATCTGTGAATGCCTTTTCAA GTTGTGTAACCCACAACGTAACCGTCATTTCAGTGATTCAGGTTTGGAAGATTCTGCAGAAATCGAACATGACACAGGTGCTACTGGTCAATCACATCATGAAATTCATCCACCATTCCGGAAGCAAAGAGTCAGAAGCTCTAGCACTAGCAGTTCATCTTTACCAGACCCAACTAACCACACTATCAATGTGGTAAAAAGTAAACAGTCTGTGGTATACTGCAATACATTGCCAAATCTTGGCAGACATGAATCTTCAGATTCAGTGGAAGTGTTTTATTCTCATGATACAGATGAACTATTAGAGACATGTGCAAAAGTTACAGCAGACATATCAAAACAAAATTTTCATACAACAGAAACCATGCAACGAAGAAATGATGCAAACTCTATTCCTAAACTGCAAGAAAGCCTGGCCAACAATGTTCAGGTTTCATCAGATATAGATGG GCTTAATACTGCTATGAATGTGTGGACTACTTTACGCAGTGAAAAGATAGAGACAATGGCATTAGAGCAGTGTTTGTCTGTCATAAAGGCTAAGCTGGATGCTGTAACTCTTCATCCACTGTTATGTGCTAAGCAACTGCTCACTGATCTTAATAGTCTATTTTTACTAAATGAAAGCAGACCAGATGAAGAAAAAGCACATTATTTGGTGAGAATTCTACCTAGAAAACAAGAGGGATGGTTTTGGTCCTTTTTGGACTGCTTGCAATGCTCTACTCGTGGAACTGGACATGATATGGTCTACAAAGCACTTGTTTCAAAGCATAATGAGTTGACCAGTACACATCTACCTGACAATAAAAGTACAACTAAAGAG GACACTCATGATAAAGATTGGTCACACTCAGATGAAGCTACACCAGTCAGTGTCACTATCATGCGACCTCACA GTCATTCACCAATTCCACCCAACATTAAGAATATTACAGAACTGGTGATTCCAAACATGGCCCCTAAATGGTTTGAAATGGGTCTCCAACTTGGCATTGACGAAAATGAACTGGAAACAATAAAACATGATAATAGTGACAGTAAGACAGCTGCTAGGATGATGTTTACAGAATGGCTAAGAAACACTCAAAAAGAAAAATCTTGGGAATCACTTTTAGAAGCTTTACAAAGCCAATCTGTGGGTGAGAGCTGTTTAGCTAGCACTTTGATCAAAAAACTGAAGTAG